The window caacattcaaatggaaggtttcagaaagtgtggggaccttttttaaatgcattccagactttataaatgcttgatcagcaagcacagtttaacagcttaacagtctacccattcatttatcaTGGATTATTGTGGTGACAGGCTGATAAttgcatatgctcactggcagtgactgaGGAGGtattatttttggtatctcatttttcttttattgttgttgtcttgttatatgttagcataagttgtgtttgatttattcttttcgtacactgtctgtaacaaatagacaactttgcactttgatatgtcctgaaaactaaataaaaaagattttgatttaaaaaaaaactttcttaAATATCTCATTTGCGAATCTATTTTTCGTTCCAGAAAATGTCTTTCCCGTGGTCCACAAACGGAACTGAAGACATACCCTTCATTATCGATCCGGGCACAATTTCATGTGTAAGAAGACAGTTTGTGACCATGAAGACCATCACGGCGGTGGTCTACAGCCTGGTGTGTCTCTTGGCCGTGACGGGGAATGTACTGGTGTTGGTGGTCATCCTTCACAACCGCCGCTCCATCTCATCCACGGATGTCTACCTGCTCCATCTGGCCACGGCCGACCTGCTCTTTGCCCTCACCCTGCCCTTCTGGGCAGTGGACGCCGTGTCTCCCTGGGTGTTTGGTGACGCCATGTGTAAGGTGATCAATATGTTGCAGGAGGTGAACTTTTACAGTGGCATCCTGCTGCTGGCCTGCATCAGCGTGGACCGCTACCTGGCCATTGTCCGCTCTGTCCAGTCGCACGGCCGCAAGAGGCCGTGGGTGGTCAAACTGGTGTGTGCCATCGTCTGGCTCGTGGCCCTGCTCCTGTCCTCGCCCGTTCTCTACAAAGAAGTGTTCTACGACTATGAATTTGGCCGGTCCGTCTGTAACGAGGAACACGATGGTGATTTTGGCAAACCGTGGAAACTGGGCATCAAAGTTTGTCGCCTGGTCATCGGCTTCCTCTTGCCGCTGGCCACCATGGTCTTCTGCTACTCCGTCACTGTGTGGAAACTGTGCCAGACCAAGGGCTTCCAGAAGCAGAAAGCCATGAAGATCATCATCGCGGTGGTGCTGGCCTTCCTGGCATGCTGGCTGCCCTACCATCTAACCATGGTTGTGGACACGCTGGTGAGAGTCGAACACATCAAAGTCTCCTGCATCCAACGTGACCACTTGGACAGGGCCGTGCTGGCCACCCAGTGCTTGGCCTTTCTTCACAGCTGCATCAACCCAATCCTCTACGCCTTCATCGGGGTGAAGTTCAGGAGCAACCTGGTCAAACTCCTGGCTCATAAAGGCCTCATAAAGAGAAGCGAAGAATCCCAATTCAATAAATCACGCTCATCCTCAGTCGCTGGGCAGACATGTACCACCATTTAGAcagctccccaccccacccctcccccaccaccacccccttcccccaaccccaTCCCACCCCTTCCCAACAaaagacataaattgctggagcaactcagcatctctggagtacatggattggCGAGGCATCATAAATCCTTGGAGCAGaaattaaaccattcggcccatcaaatctactctgccattcaatcatggctgatccatctctcccgccttaccccattctcctgccttctccccataacccctgacacccgcactaatcaagaatcaatctatctctgccttaaaaacacccattaatatctgcagttccttcctactagaaTTTCAGGCAAGTCTCCAGTGACTTCTACTGAGCTCCGCAGAATCACCATATTGGGATGTGTCCAATCTGAATGTGGCACcaatagcgatacagcatggaaacaggcccttcggcccaacttgtcacaCCGACCTACATGCCCAATATACaaggcccgtgtttggcccagatccctccaaacctgtcctatccatggacctgtctaaatctctcttaaaagttgtgatagtccccccccccctcatttaccttttccagcagctcgttccagacacccaccaccctttgtataaaaaggttgcccctcaggttcctattaaatctttcccacaccttaaccttatgtcctctggtttttgattcccctactctgggcaaaagattctctcattcacctctctctatccccctcatcatactcaattctataagatcacccctcatcctcctgtgctccaagtaataaagtgctagcctgctgaacctctcttgaaaacagttcAGGTTCTTGAGTCCTGGGAATATGCCTGTAAATGAAAGTGTCCAAGAACCACTGTATCAATGGAGCGCTGGAGATGATGAAGACACACATGGTGTCCATCCATAGacgaagacaaagtccaatgtccactatgGGTGAACGAGGGTACGGTCcggttcacctccaccccattgcagacaCTGGACTCATAATAACCCGAAACCTAAAGATATGTTGActcaacacttcacgctgcctcgggaaagcagccgacatcatcaaagacgtgtccctgtcccaccccggtcattctttcttctccccactcccgtccggcagaaggtacagaagcttgaaagcgcgcaccaccagactcaggaacagcttcttcccctgttatcaggcttctgaacagtccttccataagctagggtactgtccgataacctccaccccattgcggacattggactttgtctctagaactgatgcgctataatgcagagaacaatattctgcactctgtatcttcccctttgctccacctattggactgagatactccagcactctgtgatacgtcacctatccatgttctccacagatgctgcctgacccgctgagttaccccagcactctgtgaaacgtcacctatccatgttctccacagatgctgcctgacccgctgagttactccagcactctgtgtccttgtgTGTGTTCACCAGTTTCTGCAGCTCGTGGTTTCTACAAAAGAGGGGTTTGTTTTTCCTGTTTCTGCCTGGAACCGTGAGCTTGGCTTCAGTAAGCGGGCGTTGCTTCAACGTGTATTCTGTACGGTTGCTGTGAAATAAAAGACCTTTGGTTTCCACCCGGCCTCGATTCTCCTGCTCATTCAGTTGGTCTTCAACATAATTCACCGAACAGCGAaaagcccggatagagtggatgtggagtgtcacagtctgccctctcctcattctcatccacttcacctcccagtacttttccaccggtccctccttctcctcacctgcctgcctgtcacttccctctcatcagcccaaccctcctcacctgttgcactcagttgcctctgatcacctattaacccggtatatagactctcctcaccgttcacactgtgccagattgttctcagcattcatgcaagactctccagcgatttcccgactgcctacacggattcgaacctgcctgcccctgaccattccgtcctgtcgtcttcccggatatcacctcagccttctgtccccgaccacggccttcgtcccgtacctcctggtttctgtctgcctctctcctgggctgtttggtttatccctgcaacggctcctcaacttcctgcctggcttcgactctcctttcgtctgtccctcgctggtttgtttgcatcgtgtgttggatctcctggttaccggaccttccgctaccccgactacgtctcctgcctgcccctcttcggaaccctcgctcaatcctgaccctctgtgtgaatacggtgtacccattcctgtgttactactctgtgttacagtatcgtaataaagttcattaccaactatacctgcctgattctgtgctgctattgggtccaagctatacccgttacagtacaatctggccaacaatggactcagcgcacacaacgtctccgtcaaaccgcttcgagaggattgagcacacgctcctgcagcacgaagcaatgctcactgcctccaactccgaggttcga is drawn from Amblyraja radiata isolate CabotCenter1 chromosome 7, sAmbRad1.1.pri, whole genome shotgun sequence and contains these coding sequences:
- the LOC116975647 gene encoding C-X-C chemokine receptor type 2-like, with amino-acid sequence MKTITAVVYSLVCLLAVTGNVLVLVVILHNRRSISSTDVYLLHLATADLLFALTLPFWAVDAVSPWVFGDAMCKVINMLQEVNFYSGILLLACISVDRYLAIVRSVQSHGRKRPWVVKLVCAIVWLVALLLSSPVLYKEVFYDYEFGRSVCNEEHDGDFGKPWKLGIKVCRLVIGFLLPLATMVFCYSVTVWKLCQTKGFQKQKAMKIIIAVVLAFLACWLPYHLTMVVDTLVRVEHIKVSCIQRDHLDRAVLATQCLAFLHSCINPILYAFIGVKFRSNLVKLLAHKGLIKRSEESQFNKSRSSSVAGQTCTTI